The Bradyrhizobium sp. CCBAU 53340 nucleotide sequence CGCGGGCCCTCATTGGTGAAGCAGCGGGCCTCGTCGCCAAAATCGAGACGCCCATGGCGCTTGATCGCATCGACGATATCATTCAGTTGTCAGACGCTCTCATGGTCGGGCGCGGTGATCTCGGGGTCGAAATCCCCCCAGAAGACGTGCCTGGCCGGCAAAAAGAACTCGTCCGCGCCTGCCGGCTGGCCGCAAAGCCCGTGATCGTCGCAACCCAAATGCTCGACTCTATGGTGGCGGCGCCGACGCCAACGCGCGCGGAAGCCTCAGATGTTGCGACCGCCATCTATGATGGCGCCGATGCCGTGATGCTGTCAGCCGAATCGGCAAGCGGCGCCTATCCCATCGAGGCCGTCGCCATGATGGATCGCATCATCAGGAGTACAGAGCAGCATCGTCTCTACCGGTCCCTGATTGAGGCCTCACGAGTTGACGAGGAGAATACGCCTCCGCATGCGGTCGCTGCCGCGGGTGCAGATCTTGCAGCCACCATCGAGGCCAAAGCCATCGTCGGCTTCACAGCCAGCGGGACGACCGCGGCCCGCATCTCGCGCAAGCGGCCGCCGGTTCCGATCCTTGCTCTGACGCAGGATGAAAACGTGGCGCGGCGCATGTGCCTGTTGTGGGGCGTACACAGTGTGGTGGCCAGCGATCCCTCTGGCTATGAGGAAATAACCCAGATCGCCGCCGTGGCGGCCCAGCGGGAAGGTTATGCGCGGTCGGGCGACCTGGCGGTGGTGGTTTTTGGCCTGCCATTCGGACATAGAGGCGCGACAAACAATCTCCGCGTGGCTGCCTGCTAAGAAGGACAAGGTCATTTGCCGTGAACCGTCGGGCGAGGCGTCTTGGTTGCGGTCGGGAGGAGGGCGAGGCGTCAAAGATGATCGCGCGCGAGATGCACCGAACTCGGCCCCAGGTCCGGCCAGGAGCTCACATTGCCTGACTTCGAGAGCGGCCTCAGCCTTGCAAATGTCCTTCCATTCTTGGAAGAGAAGCTCTCTGTCGGACTGTGGCGCAGCGACGGCAACGGCCAGATGCAATGGTCCCGTGGCCTTTATGAGCTATTTGGGCTGGATCCGCGTCGAACTACGCCAGCATACGCGGAAATCGAGAAAAGGATTCATCCCGATGACCGCAGCAGCATGCGCTGTTTCGGCGCACGGGAGCTCAATCGATCGTTGCTCGAGGGTGAATTTCGTGTCATCCGTCCGAACGGAACTTTGCGCTGGATCCACGGCCGGGCCGAACCGCTGCTCGATGAGGCCGGCAAACCAGAGTGCATTCTTGGGCTCGCGCGCGATATCACTGAACAGCGCAATCTCTTGGACGCGCTCAAAGTAGAAGCGGAGCGCTACAGGGCATTGGCTGAGATCTGTCGGGGTTTCCCATGGACAAGCAGTAGCGATGGTCGCCTCACTGCAGTTTCCAATGCGCTAGAGACTGCCGAAGATCATGGATCACGTTTCAAGGACTGGATCGGTCTCATCCATGAGGATGACCGCGAGGCAGCTCTAAGAGAGTGGGCGGTCTCGGTCGAGACAGCGCAGCCTTATAACGTCGAATGTCGCTTGCGCCGGCCGGACGGCATCT carries:
- the pyk gene encoding pyruvate kinase, whose protein sequence is MRRSRHAKIVATLGPATTEANKIRDLYLAGTDTFRLNFSHGSQDDHARAFSAIRALEQEFGRPIGVLQDLQGPKIRIGLLEEGKLCLHAGESVRFVLDGARGGKQAIPLPHPEIFAAAHPGQKLLIDDGRVRLSVERPGDREMVARVIVGGPIRDHKGVNLPGASLDISPLTKKDRADLAFGLELGVDWVALSFVQKPSDLIEARALIGEAAGLVAKIETPMALDRIDDIIQLSDALMVGRGDLGVEIPPEDVPGRQKELVRACRLAAKPVIVATQMLDSMVAAPTPTRAEASDVATAIYDGADAVMLSAESASGAYPIEAVAMMDRIIRSTEQHRLYRSLIEASRVDEENTPPHAVAAAGADLAATIEAKAIVGFTASGTTAARISRKRPPVPILALTQDENVARRMCLLWGVHSVVASDPSGYEEITQIAAVAAQREGYARSGDLAVVVFGLPFGHRGATNNLRVAAC
- a CDS encoding PAS domain-containing protein; translated protein: MPDFESGLSLANVLPFLEEKLSVGLWRSDGNGQMQWSRGLYELFGLDPRRTTPAYAEIEKRIHPDDRSSMRCFGARELNRSLLEGEFRVIRPNGTLRWIHGRAEPLLDEAGKPECILGLARDITEQRNLLDALKVEAERYRALAEICRGFPWTSSSDGRLTAVSNALETAEDHGSRFKDWIGLIHEDDREAALREWAVSVETAQPYNVECRLRRPDGIYRWHQGAAVPLKNSEGGVREWLGTWSDAHHDILARERRGASKVTGRQLRAARGMLNWSVKELAERAGVSSAVIRRLEEYNDTPQMSDELMETLRKTFSEAGIEFTFPVVGKPGVRPR